In Flavobacteriales bacterium, the genomic window ATTAGTACCAGTCGACTACTCTGAACAATCCATCATTGCTTTAGAGCAGGCTGTTAGTTTATCCAAGGTTTTCGATAGTGAGATTCACGTGTTAAACGTGATCAGTGAGGAGTTCTCATTAAGTAAATTATTTGACGATAGTGATCAACTTCAGTTTGAGACACGTGCTAAAGCCAAACTGGAAAAGTTTATCGCGGAAAAAAGTGCAGAATATGAGGTTACCTTAAATCCTATTCAGGTCCATGGTAAGATTTACGATCAGATCGTCAATTCTGCCGATGTGATCAATGCCCAGTTCATTGTAATGGGAACTGCGGGTTCATCATCACTTAAAAAGAAGTTCATTGGTTCGAATGCGCTAAGAGTTGTTCGCGAATCGCACAAAGCGGTTATTACGATCAAAGGAAAACATCACAGAAGAGGATGTCAGAATATTGTTCTTCCTCTGGATCTGACCAAAGAAACCAAGGAGAAAGTGGCTAAAGCTGTTGAGTTTGCTAAGCGTTTTGGTTCCATCGTCCGAGTTGTTTCAGTACTGATGACGAATGACGAGTTCATTGTAAACCGTTTGACACGTCAGCTTGATCAGGTTAAGAAATTCGTGATGGAACAGGGAGTTGAGTGTACAGCAGAAATTGTGCGTGATACAAAAGGCTCACAGTCGTTGGCTGACAGCATCATTGATTTTGCGAATAAATCGAAAGGTGACCTGATCATGATCATGACCCAACAAGAACAAGATTTTACCGATTATTTTATCGGATCATCTGCTCAAGAGGTTATCAATAAATCAGATATTCCTGTGTTGAGTATTATTCCAACTCCAAAAAAGGACACAACATCCTTTACCCCATATTGATTGAATCCATTAAATTAGATAAAAAATATTGCCATGTTCAGTGAATTTAAGATAAGCAGAATTGCCGTTCCAAC contains:
- a CDS encoding universal stress protein, which produces MNNQDKPGAILVPVDYSEQSIIALEQAVSLSKVFDSEIHVLNVISEEFSLSKLFDDSDQLQFETRAKAKLEKFIAEKSAEYEVTLNPIQVHGKIYDQIVNSADVINAQFIVMGTAGSSSLKKKFIGSNALRVVRESHKAVITIKGKHHRRGCQNIVLPLDLTKETKEKVAKAVEFAKRFGSIVRVVSVLMTNDEFIVNRLTRQLDQVKKFVMEQGVECTAEIVRDTKGSQSLADSIIDFANKSKGDLIMIMTQQEQDFTDYFIGSSAQEVINKSDIPVLSIIPTPKKDTTSFTPY